The Geotoga petraea genome segment ATGTCCTATGAAGCATCAAAAAATTTACAGGATTTAATAGAAAATATCCTTGATTTTTCAAAAATAGAACAGGGGAAAATAGAACTAAACAAAACAAACTTTAACTTAAAAAATTTACTGGATGAGATTATAGAAAACTATAAGATGAAAAACGAAAATAACGTTGATATAAACTTTGATTATAATTCAGAAATAGATGTTTTTTATGCTGATAAAGTAAAGATATATCAAATAATAAATAATATTTTTGGAAACGCTTATAATCACACTGAAAGTGGATATATTTCACTTAAATTCAAATCAGAAAAACATTTAAATGATGAATATAAATTGTGTTTTACAATTGAGGATACAGGAAAGGGAATTAGTGAAGAAAATTTAGAGAAAATTTTCAAAGAATTTTATCAGGTTTATAGCGAAAATCAAAGAAATTATTCTGGAGTTGGTTTAGGGTTACCTATATCAAAAAAGTTAATAGAAATGATGGATGGAGAAATTAATGTAGAAAGTTTAATTGATAAAGGGACAAAAATTAATTTTTCATTTTTTGTTGAAAAAGGTCAATTACATAATGAGAAAAAAACTGGTTTTGCAAAAATACTTTTTAATAATAACAAAGTTTTGTTGGTAGAAGATAATAAAGTAAATCAAGAAATTCAAAAAAGAATATTACAAAATTATGATTTAAATGTAGACGTAGTAGACAATGGACAAGAAGCGGTAGAAATAATAGAAAATAACCCGAATAAATATGAAATAATTTTTATGGATATATCAATGCCTGTTATGAATGGTTTTGAAGCTATAAGTTATTTAAGGAACGAAGTATCAGAAAATAAATTCAAAATAATAGCTTTAACAGCTTTTACTTCTAGCATTGATAGAAAAAAAGTTTTTGATTTTGGTTTTGATGATTTTATACCAAAACCAATTGAAGAAAATGAACTTTTAAGAATATTGAAAAAATTTTTGAAGGACGAAAAACAGAATCAAAATAAAATTGAAAATATAACTAAAAATAAAGATATATTAGATCTATTTATAAAAGATTTAGAAGAAAAAATCCCTTTAATAGAGAATTACTATGATGAGATGAATTATGGAAAAATGTCTGAAATTTTTCATCAAATTAAAAATCCTTTTAAGTATTTAAAATATGAAGAAATGTATGAAGTAGCAAAAGAATTAGAAAAAGTTGCAAAGAACAATGATAAAAATGAAATAAAAGTATTATACCCTGAATTTAAAGAAAAAATCGAAGATTTTATAAAAGAAAATAAGGAGTGATTTATGTGAACAACACTCTAGACGAACTACTCTATGGAATTGGTCAAGAATTAAAACCATCCCTTCTAAAAGGGATAATTGCGTTAAAAAATGGAGAAGAATATGTTCAAATAAGCACATATGATGGATTAAAAAATAGTTTGAGAGATGACCAAAAAGGGATCACTTTTTTATTAAATAACAGGTTAAATGATATTATAAATCAAAATAGTTTCTTTTCAAGAGAAATTAATGTAGACGACTTTAGGGAGCAGTTTTGGTGGGTTCTCTCAGAGTTGAGACAAAAAGAAGTAAACCTTTTTATAAAGCCTCTTTATAAGCCTCTTATTAACAATTTAGAGGAAATAGGTGTTATAATTTTTATTTCATTAAACAATTTAACGGTTGAAATTAATGATATATTGGATAGAGAATACATGTTGATAAATGAGGCTTCATACAATTTGTATAAAAAATATGAAAAAAATAACATAATCCGTGTTTTTATAAATAGTATGGTGAAAATGTTAAAACAAGATCATCCTAAAATATATGAACATTCTTTAAGGACATCTGATCTTACAACATTAATAGCCCAAACTCTACATTTAAAAACAGATGAGGTTGAGAAATTGAGAAATGCTTCTATTATTCACGATTTTGGAAAAGTATTTTTATCAAAATCTGACCAAAGTTATAATCAAGATTTAAAATCTATAGAAAATCAAATATACTATTCTCATACAGATAAATTATTTGAACTTTTTAAAAACAATCCTTATATGAAAGAAGTTCTAAATATATCTTACAAACACCATGAAAAACCAAATAAAAAAGGATATTATGGGCTGGGAGAGGAAGATTTAGGGATATTAGATAATATACTCATTATTAGTAATGTTTTTGACAATCTTTTTCATAAAGAAAATGACACAAAAACTGTAAAGCAAGTACTGGAAAAAATGGAATTAATGGCTGATAGAAGAGAAATAGATAAAGATATTTTTCAAAATTCTAAAGAAGTTATTTCTTCTTTTTATGGAGGCTTTTTACATTTTTCTCCTACAACATCAATAGGAGTTTCAAAAAATATACATATACAAGACCCAGTCAAGAAAGAGGAAATGCATAAAGCGGAAATAATTAATTCCCTTGGGAATTTAATCATCATTAATTTTGAAAAAAACCCTGAGTTCTCTTTGGGTAGAAATCTTATTTTTATGTGTGATGTTGGAGGTTTGATAGAAAAATTTAACGCGAAGATTATATCAAAAACAAAAAATGATTATACTCTACTGATTTGGGTTAAAGAAAAAAACAAAAATAAAACATTAAAAATATATTGGAACGAAGAAGCATCTTTACACAAACTTCCTATTGAATTTAAATCTTTAGAAAATATCAATTTAGAAAAAAACTTTGATCAAAAAATATTAATAAGAAAATTGGGTGGGGAAGAATTAGTTTTTCAAAGTGAAGAGGAGATAATAACTGGTGAAAAAAGAATTATTAATTTTGAATATAAAGGTGAAAGAATACTGATTCCTGGAATAATAAAAAGCAAAATACATGAAACCAGTAATATAATATATTTTTTTGAATATTTAGAAATGAAAGATAAAGATTTGAGCAAAGTGTATAGGGCAATTTTCAAAAAACAAGTTGAATTAAAATTAAAAGTATAAGGGGGATATTTTTATGAACAATAAATCAATATTTGTTATAGAAGATTATGATATAGATTACGAAATAATAAAAAAAGAAATGGAAGAAAATGGAATTATTAATGAAATCAAAAGATTCAAAAATGCAGAAGATGCTATTAAAGAATTAGAAAAAAAAGAAAAACCTTCGATCATATTGTTGGACATAATGCTTCCAGAAATGAATGGTATAGACTTTTTAAAAGCTGTTAAAAAAGAAAAACTTTTAGAGGGGATTAAAGTTATAGTTTTAACAAAAAAAGAAGAAGACAAAAATAGGATAGATTCTTTCAACCTTGGGGCAGTTGGCTATATGAATAAACCTTTTGATATAAATGATTTTATAAATATAGTGAGATCAAATGGAGAATAATTTTAAAATAACTTTTATAAATAACAAAAAACTATTGGAATACAAAGATGAAGATATGAAAATATTATTTACAACAAAAGATTTTGGTTCATTTTCAACTAATGATGCAAAGGGATATAAAGAATTACTTCAAGAAATTAATCTTGAAGATAACGTTTTGATTCTTTCAGACCAAGTTCATGAAAACCACGTTGAAACAATTAAAAAAATCGAAAAAGAAGTATTGAAGCTCAAAGATACAGATGGAATGGTAACAAATCTTTCTAAAACATCTCTTTGCACAGTTTACGCAGATTGTGTCCCTCTCTTTTTTTATGATAAAACGAAAAAAGTAATCGCCAGTTCTCATTCAGGCTGGAAAGGAACAGAAAAAAACATAGCAAAAGAAACTATAGATAAAATGAAGACCAATTATGGATGTAAGCCAGAAGATATAAAATGCTTGATAGGCCCTTCAATATCTCAGAAAAATTACGAGGTAGATGGAAAAGTATTCCAAGCAATAAAAAATGTGACTGATACAGAAAAAATAGCAATAAAGCAAGGAGAAAAATACCTTATAGATTTATGGCAAGCGAACAAGATGTTGATTGAAAAAGAAGGTATACCTACTGAAAATATAACGATCTCTGGATTTTGTACCTATGAATTTAGCGAACTTTTCTACTCATATAGACGTGAAGGTCAAAATGCGGGAAGAATGACTGGGATAATAACCATTTTATAAAATTATATTATAAAACCATCGTGCAGAGGAACATTCACGATGGCAACACAACTTATATGGGTAAGTTATGATTCATTTATATACACACAATCTGTTAGGACCTTATCACCTTTTTGAACATCATTTGCAAAAGCCTCGCAATTTTTAGAACCGCAAGCTCCACAATTCATACCAGGTAATTTTTCCAGGACAGGGTTATAATTTTCTTCTGTTTCATCCAATATTTCTTCTCTGCTAACAATCTTGCTTACAAAAAATGACATTACCAATATTGCGGGGATAGTCAATAGATATCTTGTTAGTGCGAAGCTAATTCCAAGAAAACTAGATTCAACCATGAACATCACTATTTTAATTACAGCCCAAGAGCTTATTATGATAACAGTGTTGGCAACAGAAGCACCCTTTTTTAATAACGAATGAGTTACTGGAAAGGCTGCATAAATTGGACCAGCTGAAAAGGATCCTATTATAAAAGAATAGATTTTGCCTTTTATTCCAGAGCCATCGCCAAAATGTTTAATTATCACTTCTCTTGGTACCCATTGGTTAATTAAAGCGGATATTATCATTATTGCTGGCATGATTTGGAGCATTTCTAAGAAAAACCCTTTTGTAATATTCAAAGCTTCAAAAAAAGCGTTTGGGTTATAAATAGGGGTTGTAAATATCAACAAACCAGCTATTATTATAAATTTGTATTTTTTTATTTTTTCAATCATAGTATGACCCCCATGAGAATAGCTATTATTATCGCCATGAAAAATGCGGTTATATTTCTAACTATACTGAATTTTTTCTTGAAATACTTTTTTTCAATTGGAAATGTTGCAAAACCTACCATCGTCAATGTTGTTATAAAAGCAGCTATAGCTGTTAAGTTAGCTCCGCTTGTATACAAAGATTTAGATAATGGGAAAGCTATAAAAGCTGGAATGATAGTTACAGTACCTATAAGAGCACCCCATAAAGTACTTACAAATTCGTTGGCGCTTCCCAAAAGGTTACGAATATAACTCTCTGGAATGATTGCCAAAACCCAACCTATTATCGCCATTATTCCTACTATCTCTATCAACATTTCTTTCATCATAACCAAAGCATTTTTCAAAGTATCTTTAGTTTTTGGGACATCTTTTTTGAAAGACCATGCAAGAAACCCGCCTGCTCCGAATATTAGTAAAATAGTTGTCAAATTGTCCACCTCCGTAATTTTATTATAAGAAAAAAAATAAAAAAATACCGTGATCTATATCACGGTATAATATATTGAGGTGATTATATTGAATTTGGTTGATTTAATCAAGAAAGAATTTGATATCAAAAAGATGAACAAAATTTTTCTAAAGAAAGGAAGTATATATAAGAAACCAACAGATGAAATCAACAACATAACTTATTTGATTTCAGGGAAGTTGAAAATTGTAAAATACCTCCCATCTGGAAAAGAGCTAATAATAAGACACATTAATAAAAACAATACTTTTGCTGAAACATTGCTATTTTCTGTATCCAATTATCCTGCATATATAATAGCAGATATCGACTCAAAAATTGTAGAAATAAGTAAAGAAAAGATTTTGGAACATTTATCAGATATCAAGTTTACAACCGAATATATAAAATCTATTTCTGATAAAATAAAAGTTCTAACCGATAAAATAGAGTTTCTCTCTTTTGAAAATACGAAGAAAAAATTGGCTTATTATTTGATAAACCTTTATGAATTTCAAAAAAGCAAACATATATACATAGATAAATCTAAAGCAGAAATAGCCAGAATTTTCGGTTCTACAAGAGAAAATATATCAAGAAATTTTTCATCATTCGAAAAAAATAAAATCATCAAAATAATAGATAATCGTAAAATTGAACTAAAGAATATAGAAGTTTTAGAGGATATTCTTCTTTCATAAATTATAATTCTATAGTTATTTCATCTATTATTACAGCTTTTCCGCCAACTTTGACTTTTTCATATATTCCTTCTTTTGATTCTACAATTGCTTTTATTTTTGATGGCTTTTTCATTTTATATCCTTGTTCAAAAACCATTTTTTTGTTAGGTTTGTAAATCCCCTGTTCAACAAAATAACTCGCTAGAGCACCACTTGCTGTACCTGTGGCTGATTCTTCTTTAATCCCCAAATTGGGTGCAAAATTTCTGCAAGAGGCATGAAAATTTTTTCTCTCCAAGTTAAAAATATGAAAACCCGCAGAATCGTTTTCAACACATATTTTAGCAATTTTATCGAAATTTGGAATTAAGAAGTTCATTTTGTCAAAAGATTTTATTGGAACAATTATATCTTTCAACCCTGTGGAAACTATTTGGACAGGGTATTCGGAATAAAAATCTTCTACAGAAATATTCAAAGCTTCTGCAATTATTTTTTTGTCTAAGTATTCTCCAAAATAAGGGATATTCTGGTCCATCATGATTTCTTCGTTTATGCTAACATCTATACCCAATAAACCAGCTTTAGTTTCTTGGTTGTATTTGCCGGGGGATATGATTCCCTTTTTATTCAATAGTGAAAAAGTAGCTATTGTTGCATGTCCGCATAGATCAACTTCATCAACAGGTGTAAAAAATCTTACTTTAAAGTCAGCTTTATCTGATTTTGAAACAAAGGCTGTTTCTGAATAGCCTACTTCTTTTGCAATGTACTTCATTTCTCCTTCTTTTAAATTGTCTGCGTTTAACACAACTCCAGCAGGATTTCCGCCATTTATACTATCAGTAAATGATGATAATCGGTAAACTCTTATTTTCATTTTTTAACAACCTCCTCCTGATTATTATAACAGAAATTAGTTAGTTGATTAAACAAAATATTAATATAGTAATTAAGGTTATATGTTATTAGTTCTTTAATTTAAACAAATATTACAAATATTGCCGTAATAAATCTATTATGTGATTATTTTTTTATTTTGAAGTATAATAAACGTGAATAACTAAAAAGGGAGGCATATAAAGTATGGCTGATTTTATTGATTACATAATTCATGGGGATGATATGCAACTTGTAGAAATTGAATTAGACCCTGGTGAAGGCGTCAGGGCTGAAGCTGGAGCTATGATGTATATGGAAAATGATATAGAAATGCAAACAAACACTGGCGGTGGAGTTTTTAAAGGTTTGAAAAGAATGTTCACTGGAGAAAGTTTCTTTATAACAAATTTTGTACATAGAGGTTCTGGAAAAGGTCATGTGGCTTTTGGAGCTCCTTATCCTGGAAAAGTAGTACCTATTGATCTTGTTGCTTTTAATGGAACTTTCATTTGTCAAAAAGATAGTTTCCTGTGTGCTGCTAATGGAATTGAAATTGAAATTGAATTAACTAAAAAATTAGGAACTGGGTTATTCGGTGGTGAAGGATTCATTCTTCAGAGGTTAGAAGGTCATGGGATGGCTTTTATCCATGCTGGTGGAGCTTTAATTAAAAGACATTTACAACCTGGAGAAATTTTAAAAGTAGACACTGGTTGTATTGTTGGATTTGAAAAAACAGTTGATTATGATATTAATTTTGTTGGCGGTTTTACCAACGCATTGTTTGGAGGAGAAGGTTTATTTTTGGCAACTTTAAGAGGACCAGGAGTTGTTTATTTACAATCATTACCTTTTTCAAGACTTGCAGATAGAATTATGGCTGGTGCAAGAAAAACCGGAACTACAAAAGGTGAGCAAAAAGGATTTTCTGGAATAGGTGGAAATATTTTTGGTGGTTTTTTAGGTGGAGATAATAACTATTAAAAAAATAAATCCTGCTTAGCAGGATTTATTTTTTTGACATCGATTCTTTTATTTTTTCTTCAAGGGCTTTATAAGCTTTGTTTGGTTTCGAAATATTCATTGTGACCTTTTCCATTGGGCACATATCGTCACCTGTTTTGTTCAAAATATATTTCACTTCTTCATCATAAGTGTATGGGAAATCTTTGTCATTAAAAACTTCCATTGCAGTTTCGCTCATTATATAGCCATGAACTTCTTTTGCTTTGGCATATAACATCAATAAAGCTGCTGCTTTACCAATAACTTTATCTGCTATAGAAGATTCCTTCAGCATGGATTTATTTTCTCTTATGATTTTAATCAAAGGTTTTATTCCATCTTCTTGAGAAGCGGCAATGATGTGACCGTCTTTAACTGCCACAAAACTATAATTCCCTTTTTCTAAAAAATCTTTAGCTTTTTCTATATCCTTCATTTAGTGAACCCCTTTTTTCTAAAATTTGAACTATTAGAGGAATTAAAACAATCTGTAGGATTATGCCCGGTAATCCTGATACAACAGCTCCCCAAACAGTTATTCCATTAGGAATATTCATCATAAATATATTGGAAAGAACTATAATCCCTAATCCATAAGTTAATCTACCAAATAACATTGCGGTTATCAAAGAAAGGAACATATTCATCCTTTTCTTTTCAAAAAGATATCCTGAAATTAGTCCGTATACGGGCAATTCAAACATCATTAAAAAAAGTATTGGCACTGGAGAAATAGGAGGCATTCCAGTCAAAAGAGAACTCAAAGCTGGAGTTAAAAAGCCTGCTAATAACCCATATAAAGGGCCTGCTATGAACCCAGTTAATAGAACTGGGATGTGCATAGGTAACAAAATGCTTCCCAAATTAGGCCCCCCAATCAAATGAAAAATCTGAGGCAATAACACACCAAGTGCTATCATTATTGCAGCTGTGATCATTTTTCTTGTCCTTGAATTCATAATTCACCTCTTATAATATATTTACTTTGTTATTATACATTAAAATGATTTGTATTACAAACTATATTTAGTCTTTTAAGGAACTAATAGCCAGAAACAATAAGGGTGTTGTGAGTAATGATAACATATAAACCTTTTGATAATTCAATTCTCCATCGAGTAGATAAACGTAAAATAACCCCATTGAAATTATAAAATATCCAAAAAATCCACCTATTTTAGATTTTGTAGCAATAACAGTTGCCAACAAAATAAATGCTGGTAAAATAAATTCTTGAGGTATAGAAAATCCATGTGAAACAAATGTGTATAAAAATAATAATAGAGTGATAATATATCCAGCTCTTTTTATAAGTATGTCTCGACCTCTTAAAAAAAGTGTTCTAAAAAGATTGGTATATATTAAAGGGATTAATATAAAGATTTCCAAAAATATGGGTTTAATTTCCAATTGTAACGATACACTTACAATTGCTATGGAAATTATTATGAAGAGTGAGTGCATAGCAGATTTGTTAAAAACTATTTTTCCTTGATCATCAAGTTTGTTGTATTTTTTATATTCCATAAACAAAATAATAAAAAACAATAAAAAGTAATACCCGTTGAAGTTTGAAAGATATAAAATTGATATTATTCCCAAAAGTTCTAATAAAGACCATGTTCTAATTTTCATTTTTTCACCCCTTGTGAATAAAATGTAAATTTAAGGGTTAACTCTTAAATTTACAAATATTTAACAAAAATAAATAAAAAAACAGCTTGACATTTAGTTTGCTTAGCGTAATATAATATATATGAAAATAGTCTCACCCACTATGTATGCTACATAATTTTTAAGAGAGGGCGTTATTAAATTAACGTCCTCTCTTATTATACAACATTTCTACATGAGGGATGTTATCCTCAAGGTAAACGTCTGAAACTGTATCAAAACCAAAACTGTTATAAAACTTTTCCAGATACTTTTGGCCAGATAACCTTATTGATGTTTCTCCCCACTTTTGTTCAACAAAATTTATAGCATTTTTTAAGATCTTCTTGGCATAACCGTTACCTCTATAATTTTTATTTACTATGACTCGACCTATTGAAACCTCGTCATAAGAGACACCTTTTGGTAATATTCTTAAATATGCAATTATTTCATCTTTTTCTTTTATAAAATGATGAATAGCTTTATAATCTTTTCTGTCAAGTTCTGGATAAGGGCAATTTTGTTCCACAACAAAGATATCTATTCTTAATTTAATTATCTCGTATAATTCTTTTTTTGTTAGTTCATCAAAATTCTTATAATATTCCATTTTCGACCTCCAAAATACAAAAAAAGACTTCGCATTTTTGCGAAGCCTAAAATTCACTATCATTACAATGATAACATGAAAATCAAAAAATGTAAATAAATTTAATATAAAATGATAATTAAAAAATTAAGACTTATTTTCTAAAAAAATACTATTAGTTTTTCATTTTTTTGTTATAATATATGTGTATATTAAAATTAGGAGGTTTTATCGTGAAAATAGGATTTTGTGGTTGTGGAAACATGGGGTCTGCAATACTTGGAGGTTTAATCGAATCAAAAATTGTAGTAGAAGACGACATATTTATTTATGAACCAAATGATGATAATATAGAAAAAATCCATAATTCGTATGGTCAGGTGAATTTTCTAAAAAGCAACATCGACGTTGTTGATAAAAGTGAAATTATTTTTATCGCAGTTAAACCATATATGTATAAGACTATTTTAGAAGATATAAAAGATAAGTTGAACAAAGAAAAAATAGTTATAACTATAGCTCCTGGAATATCTATAAAAGAAGTAAAAAATATAATAGAAAATAAAGCTAAGGTTGTTAGAACAATGCCAAACACACCAGCATTAGTAAGAATGGGTATGACAGCAGTGAGCTTTGATGAATTAATCGAAGATTCTGAAAAACTTGATGTGATTTCCTTATTGGAGAGTTTTGGAGAGGTGGAAGTAATAAATGAAGGCTTAATGGATCATATTCCAGCTGTTTCCGGGTCATCCCCAGCATATGTTTACATTATGATAGAAGCTATGGCAGATGGAGCAGTTAAAGCTGGAATTCCAAGGGATAAAGCTTATAAATTTGCAGCACAATCTGTTATGGGTGCTGCAAAAATGGTTATTGAAACGGGTAAACACCCAGGAGAGCTTAAAGATGCAGTGTGTTCACCAGGGGGAACAACGATAAAATCCGTTGCAAAATTGGAAGAAAAAGGATTTAGAAGTGCAATTATTGAAGCTATGAAAGAATGTTACATGTGATTTTTTGATTAATTATATTTTAACTTTCATCCGATAATATTAATACATGGAGGTGAAAGTTATGAGAATAAACAGGATAAATGAAATTGAAAGAAAATATTCTGAAAGAACTCAGCCAGTTACAAATGACAGAGTTGAAGGAGTAAAAGATAATTATAAGCAATTTCAAGAGCATCTCCACAGAGAAATGACGGAAAAGGGAAAAAATAAGAAAAAGAAGAAATCTATGCTTTTTTATCCAGACACTTTGATAAGGGATGATATAGATTATAGTAAGGTTTTGTATACAGAGCTTTCAAAAAATAAGAAAAAACACGTAATAAAAAAAGATACTTTTGAATTATTTGCAGAGAGAAATAGAAGAATAAAAAAAGGATCTAAATTAAAGCCACGATATTTTAGAGGTTAATAACAAAGCACCCATATAAAGGGTGTTTTGTTTTAATTAAAAAGGAGATAGGAGAAAATAATGAATCCATTTAAAATCATAAAAACAAGATATGTTTTCTTATTGATGATAACTTATTTGGCAGTAAATATAGTTTTTGATATATGGTTTGATGTAGAAAATAATGTTTTAGAAGCTTTATTAACTCAAATAGGATTTCAGCTGGTAATTATATTTTGGATGTTTTACGAAATGCTTCAGGTTAACAAGAGAGTTGATTTTAAAATCAAACATTTTTTTCAAGATGATCAAAAATCAAACGGGTTTTCTATAATATACTTGATTTTTCTATTCATTTCTTTGATATTCAGTGTGATAATATCTTCGTCTATTTTGCAATTAATGCCTGATTTTATCCAAGAATATCTAAATAATCTAATGACGAACTATGAAAATGCCGTAGTGTTTTCTCAAGACGCTACATTTTTAATATCAACACTTCAGTTTCTAACAATCGTAGTGCTTGCTCCGATTATGGAAGAATTTTTATACAGAGGTTTTTTGATAAATAGGCTTTCTTTAAAATTTGGTCTTGGTTGGGGAGTTTTTATTTCTACACTCCTATTCACAATAGGCCATGGAGATATAATAAGTAGCTTTATAAAAGGGTATGCTTTTTCAATTATATACGTAAAGACTAAAAGTTTAAAAATACCTATAATCTTTCATGTTTTGAACAATTTATTTGCGTTCACTCTTTTTAAAACTTTTGACGCTTCGAAAATGGATTCACTTCAGATACCTGAATTTATAGCGGTTATTTTATTTTTGCTTTTAATAATATCTTTTCCTATTTTGATTCATTTCTTCTATATGTACAGAGTTAGAGACGAAAAGATTTCTCCATTCGAAAAAATTTTTAAAGGGGATGAATTAGATGTACAGGATGAATAAAGATGGTGAATTTGATTTTATAAATACCAAAGTGAATAACAACAAATACGTAACCCCTTTGCTAACCGACTCACATTTACATGTTATTGCCTATGGTGAAAAGTTATCAAATCCAGATTTGGAATTTAAAAGTATTTTGGAAATTAAAAATATAATTGAAGCTAAGTTGAAAGATAACCCAGAAAAACTAATTTTAAGAGGTTGGTCAGAGCCTGGAGTTCCCAAAAAAGATTTTTTAGACTCAATTAACAAAAATATTCCCATGATGATGGTTCGCCGATGTGGCCATGTTGCTACTATTAATAGTAAAATGCTTGAAAAAATAGATTTTTCTGGATATGAACAATACGTTGATGAAAAAGATGGTTTTATATATGAACAAGCCCTTGAAGTAGTTTATGCTGAAATAGGGTATTATCAGAATATAGAAAAATCTTTTGAAAAAGCACAAGAAAGTTTACTTAACGAAGGCTTTGGGTTTATCCATTCTGAGGATATTCACGGTATAACAAAAGATGAACTTCCGTTTGAAAATTCTAAGATAAAAGTCTACGAAAAGATAGCTGTAAATAATTTAAAAGAATTGTATTTATTTGATGAGAAAAAATATTTTGAAGAATTTAATTCTGTAAAAGTGTATACAGATGGTTCTTTTGGTGGATGGACTGCTTTAATGAAAGAAAACTATTCAGATAAAAATACAAAGGGTAAAAAGGTTTGGAAAGATGAAGAACTAAAAAAAGTTATGGAATTTTGTGAGAAAAAACATTTGCATCTTGCCATGCATGCGATAGGAGACGGAGCCGTTGACCAGATACTTCAAATTGCAGAAAAGATTAATCCAAAATCACAGCATAGAATTATTCATTCAGCAGTCTTACACGATTATCAACTTGATTTGATAAAAAAACACCGTTTTATTTTAGACATGCAACCATCTTTTATCCCATCTGACGAACCAATTTTAAAAAGTAGACTTGGTGACAGAGTTAA includes the following:
- a CDS encoding HD-GYP domain-containing protein, with amino-acid sequence MNNTLDELLYGIGQELKPSLLKGIIALKNGEEYVQISTYDGLKNSLRDDQKGITFLLNNRLNDIINQNSFFSREINVDDFREQFWWVLSELRQKEVNLFIKPLYKPLINNLEEIGVIIFISLNNLTVEINDILDREYMLINEASYNLYKKYEKNNIIRVFINSMVKMLKQDHPKIYEHSLRTSDLTTLIAQTLHLKTDEVEKLRNASIIHDFGKVFLSKSDQSYNQDLKSIENQIYYSHTDKLFELFKNNPYMKEVLNISYKHHEKPNKKGYYGLGEEDLGILDNILIISNVFDNLFHKENDTKTVKQVLEKMELMADRREIDKDIFQNSKEVISSFYGGFLHFSPTTSIGVSKNIHIQDPVKKEEMHKAEIINSLGNLIIINFEKNPEFSLGRNLIFMCDVGGLIEKFNAKIISKTKNDYTLLIWVKEKNKNKTLKIYWNEEASLHKLPIEFKSLENINLEKNFDQKILIRKLGGEELVFQSEEEIITGEKRIINFEYKGERILIPGIIKSKIHETSNIIYFFEYLEMKDKDLSKVYRAIFKKQVELKLKV
- a CDS encoding response regulator; the encoded protein is MNNKSIFVIEDYDIDYEIIKKEMEENGIINEIKRFKNAEDAIKELEKKEKPSIILLDIMLPEMNGIDFLKAVKKEKLLEGIKVIVLTKKEEDKNRIDSFNLGAVGYMNKPFDINDFINIVRSNGE
- the pgeF gene encoding peptidoglycan editing factor PgeF, giving the protein MENNFKITFINNKKLLEYKDEDMKILFTTKDFGSFSTNDAKGYKELLQEINLEDNVLILSDQVHENHVETIKKIEKEVLKLKDTDGMVTNLSKTSLCTVYADCVPLFFYDKTKKVIASSHSGWKGTEKNIAKETIDKMKTNYGCKPEDIKCLIGPSISQKNYEVDGKVFQAIKNVTDTEKIAIKQGEKYLIDLWQANKMLIEKEGIPTENITISGFCTYEFSELFYSYRREGQNAGRMTGIITIL
- a CDS encoding permease, which translates into the protein MIEKIKKYKFIIIAGLLIFTTPIYNPNAFFEALNITKGFFLEMLQIMPAIMIISALINQWVPREVIIKHFGDGSGIKGKIYSFIIGSFSAGPIYAAFPVTHSLLKKGASVANTVIIISSWAVIKIVMFMVESSFLGISFALTRYLLTIPAILVMSFFVSKIVSREEILDETEENYNPVLEKLPGMNCGACGSKNCEAFANDVQKGDKVLTDCVYINES
- a CDS encoding permease, translated to MTTILLIFGAGGFLAWSFKKDVPKTKDTLKNALVMMKEMLIEIVGIMAIIGWVLAIIPESYIRNLLGSANEFVSTLWGALIGTVTIIPAFIAFPLSKSLYTSGANLTAIAAFITTLTMVGFATFPIEKKYFKKKFSIVRNITAFFMAIIIAILMGVIL
- a CDS encoding Crp/Fnr family transcriptional regulator; translation: MNLVDLIKKEFDIKKMNKIFLKKGSIYKKPTDEINNITYLISGKLKIVKYLPSGKELIIRHINKNNTFAETLLFSVSNYPAYIIADIDSKIVEISKEKILEHLSDIKFTTEYIKSISDKIKVLTDKIEFLSFENTKKKLAYYLINLYEFQKSKHIYIDKSKAEIARIFGSTRENISRNFSSFEKNKIIKIIDNRKIELKNIEVLEDILLS
- a CDS encoding PhzF family phenazine biosynthesis protein, whose protein sequence is MKIRVYRLSSFTDSINGGNPAGVVLNADNLKEGEMKYIAKEVGYSETAFVSKSDKADFKVRFFTPVDEVDLCGHATIATFSLLNKKGIISPGKYNQETKAGLLGIDVSINEEIMMDQNIPYFGEYLDKKIIAEALNISVEDFYSEYPVQIVSTGLKDIIVPIKSFDKMNFLIPNFDKIAKICVENDSAGFHIFNLERKNFHASCRNFAPNLGIKEESATGTASGALASYFVEQGIYKPNKKMVFEQGYKMKKPSKIKAIVESKEGIYEKVKVGGKAVIIDEITIEL
- a CDS encoding TIGR00266 family protein, whose product is MADFIDYIIHGDDMQLVEIELDPGEGVRAEAGAMMYMENDIEMQTNTGGGVFKGLKRMFTGESFFITNFVHRGSGKGHVAFGAPYPGKVVPIDLVAFNGTFICQKDSFLCAANGIEIEIELTKKLGTGLFGGEGFILQRLEGHGMAFIHAGGALIKRHLQPGEILKVDTGCIVGFEKTVDYDINFVGGFTNALFGGEGLFLATLRGPGVVYLQSLPFSRLADRIMAGARKTGTTKGEQKGFSGIGGNIFGGFLGGDNNY